In Eremothecium gossypii ATCC 10895 chromosome IV, complete sequence, the genomic stretch GGGTTCCCGAACATTGGGTTAACGCAGTGTGAAACGATATTGTCAAAGAGGTGATCAATCAAGCCTTTCAGATCATCCCCTGTTTGCTTAAAATCTGGGAAAGCATTGACTTCAAGCAGCTTCACGTTGAGGTTTTCGTCCACCAGGAAATCGACGCCAAAGGTCTCAAAAGCGTTTGGCAACGGCTGGAAGTGCAAACGATTCAAGTTAACGGCTGCCAAAAACAGTTCCTTAGTAATATCATTTATTTGAGATTTTACCTTTTCCTTGTCTACGTCGGTCAGATCATCCAAAGAATCGAACTCTCTTACAGCATTTTCTGCTACACCAGAATCAGTCTGGAGACAAGTATTTGTCAAATGACAAGAAATACTCTGAATATCCGTGACTTCGTGGTTGGCTGCAGGTAAAACAAAGGGGGTTGGCGCGAAAAGCGCTAACATCCGGGAGTACACATACACCTGCAAATCGCCATTGCACACGATATAGCAGCGAATGTGAAACTTGCGATTGTCCATGCGCGGAAGAAGTAGTGGATTGGGCAAATACTCCTGTACAATGAAGTTCCGCAATTGTGAACTGACAACACGGGTAGACTCCTCGTCTTCAgtttcctcctcctcgaAGGAGTCAAAAATGGCCTGAAGATCATCAATGGTCTTGAAAATACGGATTCCCTGCCCCTTGTCCGCCATACTGGGTTTGAGGATCCACCACTTCGtctcctgctccagctcctgACGCAGCTCCCAGTTTTCATCTAGGGCATCGTCTAGGAACTCAGCGTAGTCTATCTCGATGTTGAAAGACTCCAAGTACGCCCGCTTCAGAACGGATTCTGGCCTCTTCACAACGTAAGAGTGGATCGTATGCGAGAGGAAGTGCTTGCGAATCAGAGCCTTGCGGTATATATAAGCGTTCGCGTAGTAGTGTGAAGAGCTGAAAAGCTGATCGACATCAATTTGTTCGTAGTCGCCGTAGTGGAACACTTTGGAGTGCTGGCCGCTCTGAAGGTCCGGCAGTGCATCCATAATAGCCAGCTCGGGCAGATGGCGCTTGAGCGCCGCGGTCAATGGCCCGTATATGTAGTCCGTCGACGGGATCGTGATGGCGGCGCAGGTGCGATCGCGGTCCCCCATGATGGGCTCACCCAGTATCTCCTCGACAACCTGGAAGTTGGCCAGTAACGGTGTCACGCTGATGTGCCCCTCCTCGATCACCTTCCCGTCATACAACTCTCCCGAGGCGCTCAGCGCAGCCTCGCGCGCCTTAGCGAAGTTCGGGCTCCACTGGAACTCCAGCGCGACGGAGTCCTGCGCAGGTGCCTCGCCGTCTGCGCCCACTGCGCCGCCCACGGGCACCACACGCACGCCGGAGTACACCGAGCACCACTGGGTCGGAAAGATGCTCGTGTACAGagtgcgcgcgctgcgcaggCCCTCCTTCAGCGGCACATTGATGCTGTACAGCTCCACGCGCGGGTCCCAGTGGCTGTACAGCCACTGGATCAGCTCCACAGACCGCTCGCTCGCGTCTCGGAACAGCGCGTCCGACACCACCGCCGCCCCGTCAAAGTACGCCCACGACAGCGCAATCGCTGGCACCTGGTTCGTGATCACCGCGTTCATCGCTGCACCCACCGTCCCGCTCGACGTGATGTACGCCGACGACGTGTTGCGTCCCACATTCGGGCCCGACACCACCAGGTCGAACTCCCCGTCCACCAGGTGGTTCAGCCCGATGTCCGCGCACGTCGCAGGCGTGCTGTTCTCCAGCAAGCACCACTCCACGTGCCCCGCCGGCACCTcccgctgcgccgc encodes the following:
- the PBY1 gene encoding putative tubulin tyrosine ligase (Syntenic homolog of Saccharomyces cerevisiae YBR094W (PBY1)); the protein is MRVLLTNDDGPPHDAYSPYVRHFVDHVARHTGWELTICVPDRQRSWVGKAHFPNANPRASFIYTAVEAGDNGFDGPHAVPLRGSRLTRLAGCAAAQREVPAGHVEWCLLENSTPATCADIGLNHLVDGEFDLVVSGPNVGRNTSSAYITSSGTVGAAMNAVITNQVPAIALSWAYFDGAAVVSDALFRDASERSVELIQWLYSHWDPRVELYSINVPLKEGLRSARTLYTSIFPTQWCSVYSGVRVVPVGGAVGADGEAPAQDSVALEFQWSPNFAKAREAALSASGELYDGKVIEEGHISVTPLLANFQVVEEILGEPIMGDRDRTCAAITIPSTDYIYGPLTAALKRHLPELAIMDALPDLQSGQHSKVFHYGDYEQIDVDQLFSSSHYYANAYIYRKALIRKHFLSHTIHSYVVKRPESVLKRAYLESFNIEIDYAEFLDDALDENWELRQELEQETKWWILKPSMADKGQGIRIFKTIDDLQAIFDSFEEEETEDEESTRVVSSQLRNFIVQEYLPNPLLLPRMDNRKFHIRCYIVCNGDLQVYVYSRMLALFAPTPFVLPAANHEVTDIQSISCHLTNTCLQTDSGVAENAVREFDSLDDLTDVDKEKVKSQINDITKELFLAAVNLNRLHFQPLPNAFETFGVDFLVDENLNVKLLEVNAFPDFKQTGDDLKGLIDHLFDNIVSHCVNPMFGNPVNSDPTFVEVLKHSSHDW